The following proteins are encoded in a genomic region of Methylibium petroleiphilum PM1:
- a CDS encoding tyrosine-type recombinase/integrase, giving the protein MALSDLAVRQAKATGKAYTLPDLDGLSLAVTAAGGRTWHFRYYWAGKQKRMSLGTYPEVTLREARSLRDEARALLAKGINPRVHRKQKRTAVRLADENTFEAVYRKWLKHRGLSLKEGRQTTLSILPRIFDKDVLPTLGKRSVYEIKRPDLLEVIAKIEKRRALSVAEKVRTWFNQLFRYALVIVPGLEQNPASDLDVVALPLPPVNHNPFLRMAELPKLLQRLRSYRGRRQTQLGLRLLLLTGVRTGELRQATPDQFDLDRGLWIIPPDVVKQLQLDMRKKRQQPKDIPPYIVPLSIQAMEIVRHLLDEFKPAQRHLFRHDSDLKKRISENTLNGALKRMGYQERLTGHGIRGTMSTALNEIGYPKVWVDAQLSHVDPNKVSATYNHAEYVEQRRRMMQDWADRLDLFEQNQVEAASMPLTVHLEGVPAFPNEQTASAPSTPVAASPILLVTKPGDAMPLVSAAAHRLPAVPPPRSAAPLVPSDIQRERMELFDVFEAPHNLPVAAFAKMAGKSRRWISYEIKAGNLLALNVGNRGQRVPDWHLDPLKHELIQSVLKLTRGADPWQIYHALLQPRSMLRGHSALEGVTAGNLDKLVMAVSTAVKESEWTPPRVGVA; this is encoded by the coding sequence ATGGCACTCTCAGACTTGGCCGTTCGACAGGCCAAGGCAACTGGCAAGGCATACACCCTCCCTGACTTGGATGGCCTCTCCCTGGCCGTCACGGCTGCAGGGGGCAGGACTTGGCACTTCCGCTACTACTGGGCGGGCAAGCAGAAGCGGATGTCGCTCGGCACCTACCCGGAGGTGACGCTTCGCGAGGCCCGCAGCCTGCGCGATGAAGCGCGCGCCCTGCTAGCCAAAGGCATCAATCCTCGCGTTCACCGCAAGCAGAAGCGCACTGCCGTCCGGCTCGCCGACGAGAACACCTTCGAGGCGGTGTATCGCAAGTGGCTCAAGCATCGCGGGCTCAGCCTCAAGGAAGGCCGGCAGACGACCCTCTCGATACTTCCACGGATCTTCGACAAGGATGTGTTGCCCACCTTGGGCAAGCGGTCGGTCTATGAGATCAAGCGTCCCGACCTCTTGGAGGTGATCGCCAAGATCGAGAAGCGCAGGGCACTCTCCGTCGCCGAGAAAGTCAGGACGTGGTTCAACCAACTGTTTCGCTACGCGCTGGTGATCGTGCCGGGCCTGGAGCAAAACCCCGCCTCCGATCTCGATGTGGTGGCGCTGCCGCTGCCACCCGTCAACCACAACCCGTTCCTGCGCATGGCCGAGCTGCCGAAGCTGTTGCAGCGGCTGCGCAGCTATCGCGGCAGGCGGCAGACCCAGCTCGGGCTGCGGCTATTGCTGCTGACCGGCGTGCGAACCGGCGAGCTGCGACAGGCGACGCCGGATCAATTCGATCTGGACCGTGGGTTGTGGATCATCCCGCCCGACGTCGTGAAGCAACTCCAGTTGGATATGCGCAAGAAGCGGCAGCAGCCAAAGGACATCCCGCCCTACATCGTGCCGCTGTCGATTCAGGCCATGGAGATCGTCCGGCACCTGCTGGATGAGTTCAAGCCGGCCCAGCGCCACCTGTTCCGGCACGACAGCGACTTGAAGAAGCGCATCAGCGAGAACACGCTCAATGGTGCGCTCAAACGCATGGGCTATCAGGAACGCCTGACGGGACACGGTATCCGCGGCACGATGTCCACTGCGCTCAACGAGATCGGCTACCCGAAGGTCTGGGTGGATGCACAGCTCTCGCATGTCGATCCCAACAAGGTCAGCGCGACCTACAACCATGCCGAGTACGTGGAACAGCGTCGCCGCATGATGCAGGACTGGGCCGATCGGCTCGACCTCTTCGAGCAGAACCAGGTCGAGGCGGCCAGCATGCCGCTCACCGTGCATCTGGAAGGCGTGCCCGCGTTCCCGAATGAGCAAACCGCAAGCGCACCCTCCACGCCGGTTGCCGCTTCGCCAATCCTGCTCGTGACGAAGCCCGGCGACGCCATGCCGTTGGTTTCTGCCGCCGCACACCGGCTGCCGGCGGTTCCGCCCCCTCGGTCGGCCGCGCCGCTGGTGCCTTCGGACATTCAGCGCGAGAGGATGGAACTGTTCGATGTCTTCGAAGCGCCGCACAACCTTCCCGTCGCGGCGTTTGCGAAGATGGCGGGCAAGTCCCGCAGGTGGATCAGCTACGAGATCAAGGCCGGCAACTTGCTGGCGTTGAACGTGGGCAACCGCGGCCAGCGGGTGCCGGACTGGCACCTCGACCCACTCAAGCACGAGCTGATCCAGTCCGTCCTCAAGCTGACCAGGGGTGCGGACCCTTGGCAGATCTACCATGCACTGCTGCAACCGCGCTCGATGCTGCGGGGGCATTCGGCACTGGAGGGCGTGACGGCCGGCAATCTCGACAAGCTCGTCATGGCAGTGAGCACAGCC